A window of Phycobacter azelaicus contains these coding sequences:
- a CDS encoding type IV secretory system conjugative DNA transfer family protein codes for MRFHTALKERDELIANPPPIHGDARFLGREELKAIEDEALSMNKNRFGGRNGCMILGNGFAVDDIDFIPTVASIPPGHLLTIAATRSGKGTSHIVPNLLMYAGSLVVIDPKGENYALTHEERRKEGRVIRIDPFRVTKPFDPVSPFSACNPMEFIEGESEARRLASLLLGDAPKGEGKFWHEEAINLMSAVILACVSMGRDQINDVREVLTASNVSIDKKPSKLSESLERLASKSSQPGAKRRLQSFVGYSEKMQSSILATINAGMSIWDTPEIAEAVERTDLPFGNLKTEVATIYVVLPFDKMGDYGAFLRLMVGQFYQAMIKGAKAEGIPVACIIDEFPALGSMKELVRALAEVAGYGVRFWLFVQNLSQLKALYPDDWNTIVSQCSSLCVFGVTDGETVEWLGKELGNETRAVPVPGVNVGGAGRDADGVLNVNGGVNGGVQLAGVPLLSPGEIREHLGVGKPWQVIFLSGKRPLLATRINYFNDDRLKNMAGSFDNPERLAISNTLRDTEYWKGEPEGFKYGIRDANDDA; via the coding sequence ATGCGATTTCACACTGCTCTGAAAGAACGCGACGAACTGATCGCCAACCCACCGCCGATACATGGGGACGCGCGCTTCTTGGGCCGGGAAGAACTCAAGGCCATTGAAGATGAAGCGCTATCGATGAACAAAAACAGATTCGGTGGTCGAAACGGGTGCATGATCCTTGGTAACGGCTTCGCCGTTGATGACATTGATTTCATTCCGACGGTGGCATCAATACCACCGGGACATCTACTCACCATCGCGGCAACCCGTTCCGGGAAAGGCACAAGCCATATCGTCCCGAACCTTTTGATGTACGCCGGTTCCTTGGTCGTGATTGACCCCAAAGGTGAAAACTATGCGCTGACCCATGAAGAGCGACGGAAGGAAGGTCGCGTTATTAGAATCGACCCTTTCCGCGTCACCAAACCGTTTGACCCGGTGTCACCCTTCTCAGCCTGCAATCCGATGGAATTCATCGAAGGTGAAAGCGAGGCCAGGCGGCTGGCTTCCTTGCTGCTTGGGGACGCGCCCAAGGGCGAAGGCAAGTTCTGGCACGAAGAGGCGATCAACCTGATGTCGGCGGTGATCCTGGCCTGCGTGTCAATGGGCCGGGATCAGATCAACGACGTCAGGGAGGTTTTGACGGCGTCCAATGTATCGATAGACAAGAAACCATCGAAGCTTTCTGAATCCTTGGAGCGGCTTGCCAGCAAATCCTCCCAACCTGGAGCCAAACGACGGCTGCAAAGCTTCGTTGGTTATTCTGAAAAAATGCAATCCAGCATTCTCGCGACGATCAATGCGGGAATGAGCATCTGGGACACTCCCGAGATAGCGGAAGCAGTCGAACGCACGGACTTGCCTTTCGGCAATCTCAAAACGGAGGTGGCCACGATTTACGTGGTTCTCCCCTTCGACAAGATGGGCGACTACGGAGCGTTTCTGCGTCTGATGGTTGGCCAGTTCTACCAGGCCATGATAAAGGGCGCTAAAGCCGAGGGCATTCCAGTTGCCTGCATCATCGATGAGTTCCCGGCTCTGGGCTCAATGAAAGAGCTGGTGCGTGCCCTTGCTGAAGTTGCCGGTTATGGCGTCCGGTTCTGGCTGTTCGTCCAAAACCTTTCACAGCTCAAAGCTCTGTATCCAGACGACTGGAATACCATCGTTTCGCAATGTAGCTCGCTATGCGTTTTTGGTGTGACCGACGGCGAAACCGTAGAATGGCTTGGAAAAGAGCTGGGAAATGAGACGCGCGCTGTCCCAGTGCCCGGCGTCAATGTAGGCGGTGCCGGTCGCGATGCTGATGGTGTGCTCAATGTGAACGGCGGCGTGAATGGTGGCGTTCAGCTAGCGGGCGTGCCCCTTCTGTCACCCGGAGAAATTCGGGAACATCTCGGAGTTGGTAAGCCCTGGCAAGTGATCTTCCTCTCGGGGAAGCGCCCGCTGTTGGCAACACGGATCAACTATTTCAACGATGATCGCCTCAAGAACATGGCAGGTAGTTTTGATAATCCGGAGCGCCTCGCCATATCGAACACCTTACGTGACACGGAATACTGGAAGGGTGAACCGGAGGGGTTCAAGTACGGAATTAGGGACGCCAACGACGATGCTTGA
- a CDS encoding plasmid mobilization protein has protein sequence MARPKGSGKPAHQRRTEQVTFWVTPSERARISANAERAGVTLSAFIRSVALGKPLRQKPHVQAGELIRQLNAVATNLNQLLGHAQNGSIDGAEHIEHVFRRVTGALKHWTSDEAAPNTIAPEVITLMVHEGTRLNGLARQANRGEHVPEKQLLSVLHDLTATLRPFCP, from the coding sequence ATGGCACGACCAAAGGGTTCCGGAAAACCCGCACACCAACGCCGAACCGAGCAAGTGACCTTCTGGGTCACGCCGTCCGAGCGCGCACGTATTTCCGCCAATGCGGAACGTGCGGGTGTCACCCTGTCTGCATTCATTCGCAGCGTTGCCCTAGGTAAGCCGCTCCGGCAAAAACCCCACGTGCAAGCTGGGGAGCTGATCCGTCAATTGAACGCCGTGGCGACCAATCTGAACCAGCTCCTGGGCCACGCCCAGAATGGCAGCATCGACGGTGCCGAGCACATCGAGCATGTCTTCAGGCGCGTGACCGGCGCGCTCAAGCATTGGACTTCGGACGAAGCCGCACCCAATACGATCGCACCAGAGGTCATTACCCTGATGGTCCACGAAGGGACCCGGCTCAATGGCCTCGCCCGTCAGGCCAACAGAGGCGAGCATGTTCCTGAGAAACAGCTGCTGTCAGTTTTGCATGACCTGACGGCCACGCTCCGTCCGTTCTGTCCATGA